One Thermus sp. CCB_US3_UF1 DNA window includes the following coding sequences:
- a CDS encoding TRAP transporter permease, protein MEKDASLLLEESELGGRKPTGLSRYLLFGLGVVWSLFQLWATELGTLDPLRLRAVHLAFALALAFLAYPGRRGPRERVPLLDWALALLGVAGALYVVVDYYGITQIRGGIPSGRDVFFGSLTLLVLFLAAWRAVGPALPLIASAFILYALTGPKGLIPVLLPPWLQLHAGSQWGQLMGQLYTTAEGIWGVPLGVSATFVFLFVLFGALLEKAGAGHFFIQVAYALLGHFRGGPAKAAVVASALTGVVSGSSVSNVVTTGTFTIPLMKRVGYPPEKAGAVEVASSSNGQLMPPVMGAAAFIMAEFLGIPYSDLILIALIPALLAYATLFITVHLEALQLGLKGVPRAELPPLGPILRSGAHYLLPLAYLLYALVGLRLTPERAALNTVFFMAALILVQEAWRAWRGGAGLTFGLLRGVRLLLEGLEAGARGMVGIALATATAGVIVGIVTMTGIGFGLTDIVERLSGGNLVLVLLLAQLTSLLLGMGLPTTANYIVMASLVVPVVLSLSEKAGYPVPPVAAHMFVFYFGIMADSTPPVALAAYAASAIAKSDFWKTAVQGFVYELRTALLAYMFFFSPKLLLLGVESLGEGVWIFLSALLGMTAFSASLVGFLHKRTTWPERALLMAAALTLVVPGLVTDALGLGLFLFVYALQRVRK, encoded by the coding sequence ATGGAAAAAGATGCGTCGCTTTTACTGGAGGAGAGTGAGCTGGGGGGGCGGAAGCCCACGGGGCTAAGCCGCTACCTTCTCTTTGGCCTGGGGGTGGTCTGGAGCCTCTTCCAGCTCTGGGCCACGGAGCTGGGGACCCTGGACCCCTTGCGCCTCAGGGCGGTGCACCTGGCCTTCGCCCTAGCCCTGGCCTTTTTGGCCTACCCTGGCCGCCGGGGGCCTAGGGAGCGGGTTCCCCTTTTGGACTGGGCCCTGGCCCTCCTGGGGGTGGCGGGGGCGCTTTACGTGGTGGTGGACTACTACGGCATCACCCAGATCCGGGGGGGGATTCCCAGCGGAAGGGATGTCTTCTTTGGCTCCCTGACCCTCCTGGTCCTCTTCCTGGCCGCCTGGCGGGCGGTGGGGCCCGCCTTGCCCCTCATCGCCTCGGCCTTCATCCTTTACGCCCTCACCGGGCCCAAGGGGCTCATCCCCGTCCTCCTCCCCCCGTGGCTCCAGCTCCACGCCGGGAGCCAGTGGGGCCAGCTCATGGGCCAGCTCTACACCACCGCCGAGGGGATCTGGGGGGTGCCCCTGGGGGTTTCCGCCACGTTCGTTTTCCTTTTCGTTCTCTTTGGAGCTCTGTTGGAAAAGGCGGGGGCGGGACACTTCTTCATCCAGGTGGCCTATGCCCTCCTGGGCCACTTCCGCGGGGGGCCGGCCAAGGCCGCGGTGGTGGCCAGCGCCCTGACGGGGGTGGTATCGGGAAGCTCGGTCTCCAACGTGGTCACCACGGGTACCTTCACCATTCCCCTCATGAAGCGGGTGGGCTATCCCCCCGAGAAGGCGGGGGCGGTGGAGGTGGCGAGCTCCTCCAACGGCCAGCTCATGCCCCCGGTCATGGGGGCGGCGGCCTTCATCATGGCCGAGTTTTTGGGCATCCCCTACAGCGACCTGATCCTGATCGCCCTCATCCCCGCCCTCCTGGCCTACGCCACCTTGTTCATCACCGTGCACCTCGAGGCCCTGCAGCTGGGCCTCAAGGGCGTGCCCCGGGCGGAGCTTCCCCCCTTGGGCCCCATCCTGCGCTCTGGGGCCCACTACCTCCTCCCCCTGGCCTACCTCCTTTACGCCCTGGTGGGCCTCCGGCTTACCCCGGAGCGGGCGGCCTTGAACACGGTTTTCTTCATGGCCGCCTTGATCCTGGTCCAGGAGGCGTGGCGGGCCTGGCGGGGTGGCGCAGGCCTTACCTTTGGCCTCCTCCGGGGGGTGCGCCTCCTCCTGGAGGGCCTCGAGGCCGGCGCCCGGGGCATGGTGGGGATCGCCCTGGCCACGGCCACCGCCGGGGTCATCGTGGGTATCGTCACCATGACCGGGATCGGCTTCGGCCTCACGGACATCGTGGAGCGGCTTTCCGGGGGGAACCTGGTCCTGGTCCTTCTCCTGGCCCAGCTCACCAGCCTCCTCCTGGGCATGGGCCTCCCCACCACCGCCAACTACATCGTCATGGCCTCCTTGGTGGTGCCGGTGGTCTTGAGCCTTTCCGAGAAGGCGGGTTACCCGGTGCCCCCGGTGGCCGCCCACATGTTCGTCTTCTACTTCGGCATCATGGCCGACTCCACCCCCCCTGTGGCCCTGGCCGCCTACGCCGCCAGCGCCATCGCCAAGTCCGACTTCTGGAAGACGGCGGTGCAGGGCTTCGTCTACGAGCTGCGCACCGCCCTTTTGGCCTACATGTTCTTCTTCAGTCCCAAGCTCCTCCTCCTGGGGGTGGAAAGCCTGGGGGAGGGGGTCTGGATCTTCCTCTCCGCCCTTTTGGGCATGACCGCCTTCAGCGCCAGCCTGGTGGGCTTCCTGCACAAGCGCACCACCTGGCCCGAGCGGGCCCTCCTCATGGCTGCGGCCCTTACCCTGGTGGTGCCCGGGCTGGTCACCGATGCCCTGGGCCTGGGCCTTTTCCTCTTTGTCTACGCCCTGCAGCGGGTGCGAAAATGA
- a CDS encoding amino acid ABC transporter ATP-binding protein: protein MKAVEPIIRIRNLHKWFGPLHVLKGIHLEVAPGEKLVIIGPSGSGKSTLIRCINRLEDFQEGEVVVDGLNVKDERALREVRREVGMVFQGFNLFPHMTVLENITLAPMRVRGWSRERAEAKALELLARVGIVDQARKYPGQLSGGQQQRVAIARALAMEPKVMLFDEPTSALDPEMVGEVLDVMRDLARGGMTMVVVTHEMGFAREVADRVVFMDGGQVVEEGRPEAIFTAPKEERTRGFLQRVLHH from the coding sequence ATGAAGGCGGTGGAGCCCATCATCCGCATCCGGAACCTGCACAAGTGGTTTGGCCCCTTGCACGTGCTCAAGGGGATCCATCTGGAGGTGGCCCCGGGGGAGAAGCTGGTGATCATCGGCCCCTCGGGTTCGGGGAAGAGCACCCTGATCCGCTGCATCAACCGCCTGGAGGATTTCCAGGAGGGGGAGGTGGTGGTGGATGGCCTGAACGTGAAGGACGAGCGGGCCCTGCGGGAGGTGCGGCGGGAGGTGGGGATGGTGTTCCAGGGGTTCAACCTCTTTCCCCACATGACGGTGCTGGAGAACATCACCCTGGCCCCCATGCGGGTGCGGGGGTGGAGCCGGGAGCGGGCGGAGGCCAAGGCCCTGGAGCTTTTGGCCCGGGTGGGGATTGTGGACCAGGCGCGGAAGTACCCGGGGCAGCTTTCCGGGGGTCAGCAGCAGCGGGTGGCCATCGCCCGGGCCCTGGCCATGGAGCCCAAGGTGATGCTGTTTGACGAGCCCACCAGCGCCCTGGACCCGGAGATGGTGGGGGAGGTGTTGGACGTGATGCGGGACCTGGCCCGGGGGGGGATGACCATGGTGGTGGTGACCCACGAGATGGGGTTTGCCCGGGAAGTGGCGGACCGGGTGGTCTTCATGGACGGGGGTCAGGTGGTGGAGGAGGGGAGGCCGGAGGCCATCTTCACCGCGCCCAAGGAGGAGCGGACCCGAGGCTTCCTCCAGCGGGTCCTGCACCATTAG
- a CDS encoding patatin-like phospholipase family protein: MRGVALALGGGGVRGYAHLGVLRVLEEAGIPIRGLAGSSAGALAAAAWAFGHKDPWKVHEAVFDREVAELRRTGNLRTLARLFAALRRPALVEAARVAEGLKRLFGEARLEASPIPLAIQAADLLTGEAVVLREGPVWQAVLASVAIPGLFPPVPWEGRLLVDGDVAEKVPVRAAKALFPKVVAVDVSNPPPQEAPKTALEAALLAGEASRRRLKALALREADLVLPLEPPFPIDTFDHRHLPLVYELGQKRARERLGEIQALARVRLKDLAWALRR; encoded by the coding sequence ATGCGCGGCGTGGCCCTGGCCCTAGGCGGAGGGGGCGTGCGGGGGTACGCCCACCTGGGGGTCCTCCGGGTCCTGGAGGAGGCCGGCATCCCCATACGGGGCCTGGCGGGTAGCTCCGCCGGGGCCCTGGCAGCAGCCGCCTGGGCCTTCGGGCACAAAGACCCCTGGAAGGTGCACGAAGCGGTCTTTGACCGGGAGGTGGCCGAGCTAAGGCGCACGGGCAACCTGCGCACCCTGGCCCGCCTCTTCGCCGCCCTGCGCCGGCCTGCCCTGGTGGAGGCCGCCCGGGTGGCCGAAGGCCTAAAGCGCCTTTTCGGTGAGGCCCGCCTCGAGGCCAGCCCCATCCCCCTGGCCATCCAGGCCGCCGACCTCCTCACAGGGGAGGCCGTGGTCCTGCGGGAAGGGCCGGTATGGCAGGCGGTACTGGCCAGCGTCGCCATCCCCGGCCTCTTCCCTCCCGTCCCCTGGGAAGGGCGGCTCCTGGTGGACGGGGACGTGGCGGAGAAGGTGCCGGTGCGGGCCGCCAAGGCCCTCTTCCCCAAGGTGGTGGCGGTGGACGTGTCCAACCCCCCGCCCCAGGAGGCTCCCAAGACGGCCCTGGAGGCCGCCCTCCTGGCCGGAGAGGCCAGCCGCAGGCGGCTGAAGGCCCTGGCCCTCCGGGAGGCCGACCTGGTCCTCCCCCTGGAACCCCCCTTCCCCATCGACACCTTTGACCACCGGCACCTGCCCTTGGTCTACGAGCTGGGACAGAAACGGGCCCGGGAACGCCTGGGGGAGATCCAGGCCCTGGCCCGGGTGCGCCTCAAGGACCTGGCCTGGGCCCTGAGGCGCTGA
- a CDS encoding helix-turn-helix domain-containing protein → MAISVLPKALPPEELRSFLEELIPGRVLRLGAASLTLTPELAKALRQLFELLLKGEPVRVVSLEAELTTQQAAELLGVSRPYLIRLLEEGKIPYHKVGSHRRVKVQDLLAYREAAKKRGQALLDELVRESQELSLGY, encoded by the coding sequence ATGGCCATCTCGGTCTTGCCCAAGGCATTACCCCCCGAAGAGCTCCGGTCCTTCTTGGAGGAGCTTATCCCCGGCCGGGTGCTGCGCCTGGGCGCAGCTTCCCTTACCCTTACCCCGGAACTGGCCAAGGCACTGCGCCAACTTTTTGAACTCTTGCTGAAGGGGGAACCCGTGCGCGTCGTTTCCTTGGAGGCAGAGCTCACCACGCAGCAGGCGGCGGAGCTTTTGGGTGTATCCCGCCCCTACCTCATCCGCCTTCTGGAAGAGGGAAAGATTCCCTACCACAAGGTGGGAAGCCACCGCCGAGTGAAGGTCCAAGACTTGCTCGCCTACCGGGAAGCGGCCAAGAAGCGCGGGCAGGCCCTTTTGGATGAGCTGGTCAGGGAGAGCCAAGAACTGAGCTTAGGCTACTGA
- a CDS encoding PIN domain-containing protein produces the protein MSPLPRVLFVDACVLYPAPTRDLFMELALNDLVRLKWSERVHEEWMSNLLQARPELDRERIRTIPLRMQEALAWQEPLVEHVDLPDEKDRHVVAAAFWGGAEAILTFNTKDFPQKKLEPWELVAMHPDTYLLELTERLVRNPFLPSPLLQALRRPRRRLVNPGAQGLLAKPGRGWPQKLRQGHGGLPGKILVAFISFVC, from the coding sequence ATGAGCCCTCTGCCGAGGGTGCTCTTTGTGGACGCGTGCGTGCTCTACCCCGCACCAACCCGCGATCTCTTCATGGAGCTAGCCCTAAACGACCTGGTCCGGCTCAAATGGAGCGAGCGGGTGCACGAGGAGTGGATGAGCAACCTTCTCCAAGCCCGCCCTGAACTTGACAGGGAGCGCATCCGGACCATTCCCCTACGAATGCAGGAAGCCCTGGCCTGGCAAGAGCCCCTGGTGGAGCACGTGGATCTCCCCGACGAAAAGGACCGCCACGTGGTGGCCGCCGCCTTCTGGGGAGGCGCCGAGGCCATCCTCACCTTCAACACCAAGGACTTTCCCCAAAAGAAGCTGGAACCGTGGGAACTCGTGGCCATGCATCCCGACACCTATCTGCTGGAGCTAACCGAGAGGCTGGTGCGCAACCCCTTCCTGCCTAGCCCCCTCCTCCAGGCCCTGCGGCGCCCACGGCGACGCCTGGTCAACCCTGGAGCCCAAGGCCTTCTTGCAAAGCCTGGAAGGGGCTGGCCTCAAAAACTTCGCCAAGGCCATGGCGGCCTACCCGGGAAAATTCTAGTTGCGTTTATTTCGTTTGTCTGCTAG
- the trpC gene encoding indole-3-glycerol phosphate synthase TrpC, with amino-acid sequence MRPCLDQVPGVLGEIARRRALEVAPYPLPEAPPRPPSFREALLAPGLSLIAEVKRQSPSEGQIRSIDPAEAALAYARGGARAISVLTEPHRFGGSLEDLKRIWGAVDLPLLRKDFVVDPFMLAEARAFGASAALLIVALLGELTAAYLEEAGRLGLEALVEVHTERELEVALEAGAQMIGINNRDLATLRIDLATAPRLGRLARERGFAGVLVAESGYAQKEELRPLEGLFDAVLVGTSLMRQPDLEAAVRELVG; translated from the coding sequence TTGCGGCCCTGCCTGGACCAGGTTCCCGGGGTCTTGGGGGAGATCGCCCGTCGGCGGGCCCTCGAGGTGGCCCCTTACCCTTTGCCTGAAGCCCCCCCTAGGCCCCCCTCCTTCCGGGAGGCCCTCCTGGCCCCCGGGCTTTCCCTCATCGCCGAGGTGAAGCGGCAGAGCCCTTCCGAGGGGCAAATCCGCTCCATAGACCCCGCGGAGGCCGCCCTGGCCTACGCCCGGGGTGGGGCCCGGGCCATCAGCGTCCTCACCGAGCCCCACCGCTTTGGCGGCAGCCTGGAAGACCTCAAGCGGATATGGGGGGCGGTGGACCTTCCCCTCCTGCGCAAGGACTTCGTGGTGGACCCCTTCATGCTGGCCGAGGCCCGCGCCTTTGGGGCCAGCGCCGCCCTCCTCATCGTGGCCCTTCTGGGGGAGCTCACCGCGGCCTACCTGGAGGAGGCCGGGCGGCTGGGCCTCGAGGCCCTGGTGGAGGTGCACACGGAAAGGGAGCTGGAGGTGGCCCTGGAGGCGGGGGCCCAGATGATCGGGATCAACAACCGCGACCTCGCCACCTTGCGCATCGATCTTGCCACCGCGCCCCGTCTGGGCCGCCTGGCCCGAGAGCGGGGCTTCGCTGGGGTCTTGGTGGCGGAGTCCGGCTACGCCCAAAAGGAAGAGCTCAGGCCCTTGGAGGGGCTTTTTGACGCGGTTCTGGTGGGGACCAGCCTCATGCGCCAACCCGACCTGGAAGCCGCCGTTCGGGAGCTTGTAGGATAG
- a CDS encoding 1-(5-phosphoribosyl)-5-[(5-phosphoribosylamino)methylideneamino] imidazole-4-carboxamide isomerase has translation MWVIPAVDLKGGRAVRLREGRPEAETQYGDPVEAALRWQAEGARLLHLVDLDRALGLGDNREALLRVAEALQIPFQVGGGVRSLAALREVLSFGAVRAVVGTVAVKDRALLAAMLGEVGPERLAVALDARGLEVVVSGWQEATPLSALDLLREWAEMGVRTVIYTDVRRDGTLEGLDLEAVARVRGAWPHELIAGGGIAGPEDLRGLARLGVEGALVGKALYEGRVRLRDFLQGVS, from the coding sequence ATGTGGGTCATCCCGGCGGTGGACCTCAAAGGGGGGAGGGCGGTGCGGCTCCGGGAGGGCCGGCCCGAGGCCGAAACCCAGTATGGCGACCCGGTGGAGGCGGCCTTGCGCTGGCAGGCGGAAGGGGCCAGGCTCCTCCACCTGGTGGACCTGGACCGGGCCCTGGGCCTAGGGGACAACCGGGAGGCCCTCCTGCGGGTGGCAGAAGCCCTACAGATCCCCTTCCAGGTGGGCGGGGGGGTGCGCTCCCTTGCGGCCTTGCGGGAGGTCCTCTCCTTTGGGGCCGTGCGGGCGGTGGTGGGCACGGTGGCGGTGAAGGATAGGGCCCTATTGGCCGCCATGCTGGGGGAGGTGGGCCCTGAGCGTCTGGCCGTGGCCCTGGATGCTCGGGGCCTCGAGGTGGTGGTATCGGGCTGGCAGGAGGCCACCCCCCTCTCGGCTTTGGACCTCCTTCGGGAATGGGCGGAGATGGGGGTGCGCACGGTGATCTACACCGATGTCCGCCGGGATGGGACCCTGGAGGGCCTGGACCTGGAGGCGGTGGCCCGGGTGCGGGGGGCCTGGCCCCACGAGCTCATCGCCGGGGGCGGCATCGCCGGACCCGAGGACCTCAGGGGCCTGGCCCGGCTGGGGGTGGAAGGGGCCCTGGTGGGCAAGGCCCTTTACGAGGGGCGGGTGCGCCTTCGGGACTTCCTCCAAGGGGTATCCTGA
- a CDS encoding DHH family phosphoesterase, with product MRDRVRWRVLPLPPLSEWRGLMEAFGIGPEAALAYWHRGVRRREELEPVLKPLPLQGLEGAVDLLLRAIREGKRIRIHGDYDADGLTGTALLLRGLRALGAEVHPFIPHRLEEGYGILMERVPEHLEAAEVFLTVDCGIANHAELKELVENGVEVLVTDHHTPKDTPPPGLVLHPAYTPGLGEHPTGAGVAFTLLWALHERLGLPPPLEYADLAAVGTIADVAPLWGWNRALVREGLARIPTSPWVGLRLLAQAVGYTGKAVEVAFRIAPRINAASRLGEAEKALRLLLTDSEAEAQALVEELSRLNARRQAIEEAMLKRLLPQADPEAKAIVLLDEEGHPGVMGIVASRILEATLRPVFLVAQGKGTVRSLSPVSAVEALRNAEDLLLRYGGHREAAGFALDEALFPAFRRRIEAFAARFPDPVLEVPLLGLFPPPSQLPEVYGALQALEPFGAGNPEPLFLLAGPPEEVRTLGEGKHLAFRLEGVRVVAWRMGERPLPQEVEAAVLLTENRWNGTVSYEAQAQDFREPGELLGGVEPFAFPLPLGEALARARLGEGVYVPEDNPEGLAYAQRAGFRLLPPEEASLWLGLPPSPVRVARVGVALGPAARERLRALPPLYTPEERLKALLRRRLLFAYERGHAGIFSEALWAYWEVSRVQAAAGSP from the coding sequence ATGAGGGACCGGGTGCGCTGGCGGGTCCTGCCCCTGCCGCCCCTCTCCGAGTGGCGGGGGCTCATGGAGGCCTTCGGGATCGGCCCCGAGGCCGCTTTGGCCTACTGGCACCGGGGGGTGCGGCGGCGGGAGGAGCTGGAGCCCGTCTTGAAGCCCCTACCCCTGCAGGGCCTGGAAGGGGCGGTGGACCTCCTCCTTAGGGCCATCCGGGAGGGGAAGCGCATCCGCATCCACGGGGACTACGACGCCGACGGCCTGACCGGCACGGCCCTGCTCCTAAGGGGCCTGAGGGCCTTGGGGGCCGAGGTCCACCCCTTCATCCCCCACCGCCTGGAAGAGGGGTACGGGATCCTCATGGAGCGCGTCCCCGAGCACCTCGAGGCCGCCGAGGTCTTCCTCACCGTGGACTGCGGCATCGCCAACCACGCGGAGCTCAAGGAGCTGGTGGAAAACGGGGTGGAGGTGCTGGTCACCGACCACCACACCCCCAAGGATACCCCGCCCCCGGGCCTGGTCCTCCACCCCGCCTACACCCCAGGCCTAGGGGAGCACCCCACGGGGGCCGGGGTGGCCTTTACCCTCCTTTGGGCCCTCCACGAGCGCCTGGGGCTTCCCCCGCCCCTGGAGTACGCGGATCTGGCGGCGGTGGGCACCATCGCCGACGTGGCCCCCCTTTGGGGCTGGAACCGGGCCCTGGTGCGGGAGGGCCTGGCCCGCATCCCCACCTCCCCCTGGGTGGGGCTCAGGCTCCTGGCCCAGGCGGTGGGGTACACGGGCAAGGCCGTGGAGGTGGCCTTCCGCATTGCCCCCCGGATCAACGCCGCAAGCCGCCTGGGGGAGGCGGAAAAAGCCCTAAGGCTCCTCCTTACGGATAGCGAGGCCGAGGCCCAGGCCCTGGTGGAGGAGCTTTCCCGCCTGAACGCCCGCCGCCAGGCCATAGAGGAGGCCATGCTGAAGCGCCTCCTGCCCCAGGCTGACCCCGAGGCCAAGGCCATCGTTCTCCTGGACGAGGAGGGCCACCCCGGGGTGATGGGCATCGTGGCCAGCCGCATCCTGGAGGCCACCTTGCGTCCGGTCTTCCTGGTGGCCCAGGGCAAGGGGACGGTGCGGAGCCTGTCCCCGGTGAGCGCGGTGGAGGCCTTGAGGAACGCAGAAGACCTCCTTCTGCGCTATGGGGGCCACCGCGAGGCGGCGGGCTTTGCCTTGGATGAGGCCCTTTTCCCGGCCTTCCGGCGGCGCATAGAGGCCTTTGCCGCCCGTTTCCCCGACCCGGTGCTGGAGGTTCCCCTTTTGGGGCTTTTCCCCCCTCCTTCCCAGCTCCCCGAGGTCTATGGGGCCCTCCAGGCCCTGGAGCCCTTCGGCGCGGGGAACCCCGAGCCCCTTTTCCTCCTGGCGGGGCCTCCCGAGGAGGTGCGCACCCTGGGGGAGGGCAAGCACCTGGCCTTCCGCCTGGAAGGGGTGCGGGTGGTGGCCTGGCGCATGGGGGAGAGGCCTCTCCCCCAGGAGGTGGAGGCGGCGGTCCTCCTCACGGAGAACCGCTGGAACGGCACCGTGAGCTACGAGGCCCAGGCCCAGGACTTCCGCGAGCCCGGGGAGCTCCTTGGGGGGGTGGAGCCCTTTGCCTTCCCCCTGCCCCTGGGGGAGGCCCTGGCCCGGGCCCGCCTGGGGGAGGGGGTGTACGTGCCGGAGGACAACCCTGAAGGGCTGGCCTACGCCCAGAGGGCAGGGTTCCGCCTCCTGCCCCCGGAGGAGGCCTCCTTGTGGCTTGGCCTGCCGCCCTCCCCCGTGCGGGTGGCGCGGGTGGGGGTGGCCCTGGGCCCGGCTGCCCGGGAAAGGCTTAGGGCTCTTCCTCCCCTGTACACCCCCGAGGAGCGGCTCAAGGCCCTCCTCCGGCGCCGCCTTCTCTTCGCCTACGAGCGGGGGCATGCGGGTATTTTCAGCGAGGCCCTTTGGGCCTACTGGGAGGTAAGCCGTGTACAAGCAGCCGCGGGAAGCCCATGA
- a CDS encoding valine--tRNA ligase, translated as MDLPKAYDPQSVEPKWAEKWANRPFVANPHSGKKPFVIFMPPPNVTGSLHMGHALDNALQDALIRYKRMRGFEAVWLPGTDHAGIATQVVVERLLRQEGKTRHDLGREAFLERVWRWKEESGGTILRQLKRLGASADWSREAFTMDEKRSRAVRYAFSRYYHEGLAYRAPRLVNWCPRCETTLSDLEVETEPTPGKLYTLAYEVEGGGQIAIATVRPETVFADQAIAVHPEDERYQHLIGRKARIPLTGIPIPILADPAVEREFGTGALKVTPAHDPLDYEIGERHGLEPVSVINLQGRMEGERVPEVLRGLERFAARKKAVELFREAGHLLAEEDYTIQMATCSRCGTPLEYAIFPQWWLSMKPLAEKVIRGLEGDEIAFVPERWKRVNLEWLKGVRDWNISRQLWWGHQIPAWYCEDCGQVNVPPPERYLEDPSACQACGSARLKRDEDVFDTWFSSALWPLATLGWPEETEDLKAFYPGDVLVSGYDILFLWVSRMEVSGYHFRGERPFKTVLLHGLVLDEKGQKMSKSKGNVIDPLEMVARYGADALRFALTYLATGGQDIRLDLRWLEMAKNFANKLYNAARFVLLAREGFQPRTEEPSLADRWMRSRLQRGVREITALYEALDLAQAAREVYELVWSEFCDWYLEASKPALKAGNAYTLRTLEESLATLLKLLHPIMPFLTSELYQALRGVEELALEAWPEVQGEEDPEAEARFEALKQAVSAVRALRAEAGLPPGQEVRVFLEGETQAVMAELEVFRFLARAELLQEAPAKALVKAMPKVTVRMPLEGLLDVEAWKRRQEKRLKELLDLAERSQRKLSAPGFREKAPKEVVEAEEARLRENLDQAARIREALSQIG; from the coding sequence ATGGACCTACCCAAGGCCTACGACCCCCAATCCGTGGAGCCCAAGTGGGCGGAGAAGTGGGCGAACCGCCCCTTTGTCGCCAACCCCCATAGCGGCAAAAAGCCCTTCGTCATCTTCATGCCCCCACCCAACGTGACGGGAAGCCTGCACATGGGCCATGCCCTGGACAACGCCCTACAGGACGCCCTCATCCGCTACAAGCGCATGCGGGGGTTTGAAGCGGTCTGGCTCCCCGGCACCGACCACGCGGGCATCGCCACCCAGGTGGTGGTGGAAAGGCTCCTCCGCCAAGAGGGCAAGACCCGGCACGACCTGGGCCGGGAGGCCTTCTTGGAGCGGGTCTGGCGCTGGAAGGAGGAGTCCGGGGGGACTATCCTGCGGCAGCTGAAGCGCCTGGGGGCCAGCGCCGACTGGAGCCGGGAAGCCTTCACCATGGACGAGAAGCGTTCCCGGGCGGTGCGCTACGCCTTTAGCCGCTACTACCACGAGGGCCTGGCCTACCGCGCCCCCAGGCTGGTCAACTGGTGCCCCCGGTGCGAAACCACCCTCTCCGACCTGGAGGTGGAGACCGAGCCCACCCCCGGCAAGCTCTACACCCTGGCCTACGAGGTGGAGGGGGGCGGCCAGATCGCCATCGCCACCGTGCGCCCGGAGACGGTCTTCGCCGACCAGGCCATCGCCGTCCACCCCGAGGACGAGCGTTACCAGCACCTCATCGGCCGCAAGGCCCGCATCCCCCTCACGGGGATCCCCATCCCCATCCTGGCCGACCCGGCGGTGGAGCGGGAGTTCGGCACCGGGGCCCTCAAGGTGACCCCGGCCCACGACCCCCTGGACTACGAGATCGGGGAGCGCCACGGCCTGGAGCCGGTTTCCGTCATCAACCTCCAAGGGCGGATGGAGGGGGAGAGGGTGCCCGAGGTCCTGAGGGGCCTCGAGCGCTTCGCCGCCCGCAAGAAGGCGGTGGAGCTCTTTCGGGAGGCGGGCCACCTCCTGGCCGAGGAGGACTACACCATCCAGATGGCCACCTGCTCCCGCTGCGGCACCCCCCTGGAGTACGCCATCTTCCCCCAGTGGTGGCTTTCCATGAAGCCCCTGGCGGAAAAGGTGATCCGGGGCCTGGAGGGGGACGAGATCGCCTTCGTGCCCGAGCGCTGGAAACGGGTCAACCTGGAGTGGCTCAAAGGGGTGCGGGACTGGAACATCTCCCGCCAGCTCTGGTGGGGGCACCAGATCCCCGCCTGGTACTGCGAGGACTGCGGCCAGGTGAACGTCCCTCCCCCGGAACGCTACCTGGAAGACCCCAGCGCCTGCCAAGCCTGCGGAAGCGCGAGGCTCAAGCGAGACGAGGACGTCTTTGACACCTGGTTCTCCTCGGCCCTCTGGCCCCTTGCCACCCTGGGCTGGCCCGAGGAGACGGAGGACCTGAAGGCCTTTTACCCCGGGGATGTCCTAGTCAGCGGCTACGACATCCTCTTCCTCTGGGTTTCCCGCATGGAGGTCTCCGGCTACCATTTCCGCGGGGAGAGGCCCTTCAAGACCGTGCTCCTCCACGGCCTGGTCCTGGACGAGAAGGGCCAGAAGATGTCCAAGTCCAAGGGGAACGTCATTGACCCCCTGGAGATGGTGGCCCGCTACGGGGCGGACGCTCTCCGCTTCGCCCTCACCTACCTGGCCACGGGGGGGCAGGACATCCGGCTGGACCTGCGCTGGCTGGAGATGGCCAAAAACTTCGCCAACAAGCTCTACAACGCCGCCCGCTTCGTCCTCCTGGCCCGGGAAGGCTTCCAGCCCCGCACGGAAGAGCCCAGCCTGGCCGACCGCTGGATGCGCTCCCGCCTGCAAAGGGGGGTGCGGGAGATCACCGCCCTTTACGAGGCCCTGGACCTGGCCCAGGCCGCCCGGGAGGTCTACGAGCTGGTCTGGAGCGAGTTCTGCGACTGGTACCTCGAGGCCAGCAAACCGGCCCTCAAGGCGGGGAACGCCTACACCCTAAGGACCCTGGAGGAGAGCCTGGCCACCCTGCTCAAGCTCCTCCACCCCATCATGCCCTTCCTCACCAGCGAGCTCTACCAGGCCCTTAGGGGGGTGGAGGAGCTGGCCCTGGAGGCCTGGCCGGAGGTCCAAGGGGAGGAGGACCCGGAAGCCGAGGCCCGGTTTGAGGCCCTAAAGCAGGCGGTGTCCGCGGTGCGGGCCTTGCGGGCCGAGGCCGGCCTGCCCCCAGGCCAGGAGGTCCGGGTCTTCCTGGAGGGGGAGACCCAGGCCGTGATGGCGGAACTGGAGGTCTTCCGCTTCCTGGCCCGGGCCGAGCTCCTGCAAGAAGCACCGGCCAAGGCCCTGGTCAAGGCCATGCCCAAGGTGACGGTGCGCATGCCCTTGGAGGGCCTTCTGGACGTGGAGGCGTGGAAGCGCCGCCAGGAAAAGCGCCTGAAGGAGCTCTTGGACCTGGCGGAACGAAGCCAAAGGAAGCTCTCCGCCCCCGGGTTCCGGGAGAAGGCCCCCAAGGAGGTGGTGGAGGCGGAGGAAGCACGGCTAAGGGAAAACCTGGACCAGGCCGCCCGGATCCGCGAGGCCCTCAGCCAAATAGGGTGA